The following are encoded in a window of Mycobacterium vicinigordonae genomic DNA:
- a CDS encoding DUF3349 domain-containing protein, with amino-acid sequence MTTDNHPHFLRSVIRWLQAGYPEGVPGPDRVPLFALLRSTPLTNDQIEQVINNLTAKDSLAAADGVIDGDEIAASISELTSKDPGPENVRRVAAILAAVGWPLAGIDVSEVIPGDEDGEAAEEVAARIRAATQA; translated from the coding sequence GTGACGACAGACAATCACCCGCACTTCCTGCGATCCGTGATCCGCTGGCTGCAGGCCGGCTACCCCGAAGGCGTCCCCGGCCCCGACCGCGTGCCACTGTTCGCACTGCTGCGAAGCACGCCGCTCACCAACGACCAGATCGAACAAGTCATCAACAATCTCACCGCGAAGGATTCGCTCGCCGCCGCCGACGGCGTCATCGACGGCGACGAGATCGCCGCGTCCATCAGTGAGCTGACCAGCAAGGACCCCGGGCCGGAGAACGTGCGGCGGGTGGCCGCCATTCTCGCCGCCGTCGGCTGGCCGCTCGCGGGTATCGACGTCAGCGAGGTCATCCCGGGCGACGAGGACGGAGAGGCGGCTGAAGAGGTCGCGGCACGCATCCGCGCCGCGACCCAAGCCTGA
- the serB gene encoding phosphoserine phosphatase SerB: protein MTVSPKVSVLITVTGIDQPGVTSALFEVLGRHGVELLNVEQVVIRGRLTLGVLVTCPLEVADGTELRDDVECAIRGVGLDVTIERSNDLPIIQDPSTHTIFVLGRPITAGAFGAVAREVAALGVNIDFIRGVSDYPVTGLELRVSVPRGAFEPLQTALTRVASDERVDVAVEDYGLAWRTKRLIVFDVDSTLVQGEVIEMLAARAGAQGKVAAITEAAMRGELDFAESLEQRVATLAGLPASVIQEVADRLELMPGARTTIRTLQRLGFRCGVVSGGFRPIIEPLAEALKLDYVAANELEIVDGLLTGRVVGTIVDRAGKATALREFADQYGVPMEQTVAVGDGANDIDMLAAAGMGIAFNAKPALREVADASLSHPYLDTVLFLLGVTRGEIEAADAVDGVMRRVEIPAD, encoded by the coding sequence GTGACTGTTTCACCCAAGGTGTCGGTGCTGATCACGGTCACCGGCATCGACCAGCCCGGGGTGACTTCTGCGCTCTTCGAGGTGCTCGGCCGGCACGGTGTCGAACTGCTCAACGTCGAGCAGGTGGTCATCCGGGGCCGGCTGACGCTCGGGGTGTTGGTTACCTGTCCGCTTGAGGTTGCCGACGGCACCGAGCTGCGCGACGACGTCGAGTGTGCCATCCGCGGCGTGGGTCTGGACGTGACGATCGAGCGCAGCAACGATCTGCCGATCATCCAGGATCCCTCCACGCACACCATCTTTGTGCTGGGCCGGCCGATCACCGCCGGAGCTTTCGGCGCGGTCGCGCGTGAAGTGGCGGCTCTGGGCGTAAACATCGACTTCATCCGTGGTGTCTCCGACTACCCGGTGACGGGCCTGGAGTTGCGGGTGTCGGTGCCCCGGGGTGCCTTCGAGCCGTTGCAGACCGCCTTGACCCGGGTGGCCAGCGACGAGCGCGTCGACGTCGCCGTCGAGGACTACGGTCTGGCGTGGCGGACCAAACGGCTCATTGTGTTCGACGTCGACTCCACGCTGGTCCAGGGCGAAGTCATCGAGATGCTGGCTGCCCGGGCGGGCGCGCAGGGCAAAGTAGCGGCTATCACCGAGGCCGCGATGCGAGGTGAGCTGGACTTCGCCGAATCGCTGGAACAGCGGGTGGCCACGCTGGCGGGCCTGCCGGCGTCGGTGATCCAGGAGGTCGCCGACCGGCTGGAGTTGATGCCCGGCGCTCGCACCACGATACGTACGTTGCAGCGCTTGGGATTTCGCTGCGGTGTGGTGTCCGGCGGGTTCCGGCCCATCATCGAGCCGCTCGCCGAGGCGCTGAAGCTGGACTACGTCGCGGCCAACGAGCTGGAGATCGTCGACGGCTTGCTCACCGGCCGGGTGGTTGGCACCATTGTCGACCGAGCCGGCAAAGCCACCGCGCTGCGCGAATTCGCGGACCAATACGGCGTACCGATGGAGCAGACGGTTGCCGTGGGCGACGGTGCCAACGACATCGACATGCTGGCCGCGGCGGGGATGGGGATTGCGTTCAACGCCAAGCCTGCGCTGCGGGAGGTTGCTGACGCGTCGTTGAGTCATCC
- the ctaD gene encoding cytochrome c oxidase subunit I: protein MTAEAPPRGELEAVRPYPARTGPKGNLIYKLITTTDHKLIGIMYCVACFIFFLIGGLLALLMRTELAAPGLQFLSNEQFNQLFTMHGTIMLLFYATPIVFGFANLVLPLQIGAPDVAFPRLNAFSFWLFLFGATIGMAGFITPGGAADFGWTAYTPLTDAIHSPGVGGDLWIMGIAVGGLGTILGAVNMITTVVCMRAPGMTMFRMPIFTWNILVTSILVLIAFPLLTAALFGLFADRHLGAHIYDPANGGVLLWQHLFWFFGHPEVYILALPFFGVVSEIFPVFSRKPIFGYTTLVYATLSIAALSVAVWAHHMFATGAVLLPFFSFMTFLIAVPTGIKFFNWVGTMWRGQLTFETPMLFSVGFAVTFLLGGLSGVLLASPPLDFHVTDSYFVVAHFHYVLFGTIVFSTFAGLYFWFPKMTGRLLDERLGKVHFWLTFIGFHTTFLVQHWVGDQGMPRRYADYLPTDNFQTLNVISTVGAFILGIGMIPFVWNVFKSWRYGEVVTVDDPWGYGNSLEWATSCPPPRHNFTELPRIRSERPAFELHYPHMVERMRAESHVGRAHGKEGHDVTRLDDATVRS from the coding sequence TTGACAGCCGAAGCGCCCCCTCGGGGAGAACTCGAGGCCGTCCGACCCTACCCGGCTCGGACGGGTCCCAAAGGGAACCTGATCTACAAGCTGATCACCACCACCGATCACAAGCTGATCGGCATTATGTACTGCGTCGCGTGCTTCATCTTTTTCTTGATCGGCGGCCTGTTGGCGCTGCTGATGCGGACTGAGTTGGCCGCGCCCGGGTTGCAATTCCTGTCCAACGAGCAGTTCAACCAGCTGTTCACCATGCACGGCACGATCATGCTGCTGTTCTATGCGACGCCGATCGTGTTCGGCTTCGCGAACCTGGTGCTGCCGCTACAGATCGGCGCGCCCGACGTGGCGTTCCCGCGGCTGAACGCCTTCTCGTTTTGGCTGTTCCTCTTCGGTGCCACGATCGGTATGGCTGGCTTCATCACTCCCGGTGGCGCGGCCGACTTCGGCTGGACGGCTTACACCCCGTTGACCGACGCCATCCACTCGCCCGGTGTCGGCGGTGACCTGTGGATCATGGGCATTGCCGTCGGTGGTCTGGGCACCATCCTGGGCGCGGTCAACATGATCACCACCGTGGTCTGCATGCGCGCCCCCGGCATGACGATGTTCCGGATGCCGATCTTCACCTGGAACATCCTGGTCACCTCGATCTTGGTGCTCATCGCGTTCCCGCTGCTGACCGCGGCGCTGTTCGGATTGTTCGCCGACCGGCACCTGGGCGCACACATCTACGACCCGGCTAATGGCGGCGTCCTGTTGTGGCAGCACCTGTTCTGGTTCTTCGGTCACCCCGAGGTGTACATCCTGGCGCTGCCGTTCTTCGGGGTGGTATCCGAGATTTTCCCGGTCTTCTCGCGTAAGCCGATCTTTGGTTACACCACGCTGGTGTACGCCACCCTGTCGATCGCGGCGCTGTCGGTCGCGGTGTGGGCGCATCATATGTTCGCCACCGGCGCGGTGCTGCTGCCGTTCTTCTCGTTCATGACGTTCCTGATCGCGGTGCCCACTGGCATCAAGTTCTTCAACTGGGTCGGCACCATGTGGCGAGGGCAGTTGACTTTCGAGACACCCATGCTGTTCTCGGTCGGCTTCGCGGTCACCTTCCTGCTTGGCGGGCTCAGCGGTGTGTTGCTGGCCAGCCCGCCGCTGGACTTCCACGTCACGGACAGCTACTTCGTGGTCGCGCACTTCCACTACGTGCTGTTCGGCACGATCGTGTTCTCCACGTTCGCCGGCTTGTACTTCTGGTTCCCGAAGATGACCGGACGACTGCTGGATGAGCGGCTGGGCAAGGTGCACTTCTGGCTGACGTTCATCGGTTTTCACACCACCTTCCTGGTGCAGCACTGGGTTGGAGACCAGGGCATGCCGCGTCGCTACGCCGACTACCTGCCCACCGACAACTTCCAGACCCTCAACGTCATCTCCACGGTCGGCGCGTTCATCCTGGGCATCGGAATGATCCCGTTCGTCTGGAACGTGTTCAAGAGCTGGCGTTACGGCGAGGTGGTGACGGTCGACGACCCGTGGGGTTACGGCAACTCGCTGGAATGGGCCACCAGTTGCCCGCCGCCGCGACACAACTTCACCGAGCTGCCCCGCATCCGTTCGGAGCGCCCGGCATTCGAGCTGCACTACCCGCATATGGTGGAACGGATGCGCGCGGAGTCCCACGTGGGCCGTGCGCATGGCAAGGAAGGGCACGACGTCACGCGCCTAGACGACGCCACCGTCCGCTCTTGA
- a CDS encoding iron-siderophore ABC transporter substrate-binding protein — MRCGGLRLPLAALTLAAIALTCVGCGPDKPTTSRPLVTPTTQIAGAGVLGNDRKPDESCAKDPAAPDPGPATRPAHNAAGVSPDTAQVAADPQRIVVLSGDQLDALCALGLQSRVVGAALADGTQGQPSYLGKVLHDVPGVGTRTSPDLNAIAAAHPDLILGSVALTPTLYTQLAAIAPTVFTAAPGAAWQDNLRAIGAATARGAAADALINGFTQRATDVGTKHDSAHFQVSVVQLTATTLRVYGANNFPASVLAAVKVDRPGPQRFTDKPYIEFGATDADLAKDPDLSAADGDIIYVSCASQTATDRAATVLDSAPWRKLGANRDNRVFVVNDEIWQAGQGLIAARGIVNDLRWVNAPIN, encoded by the coding sequence ATCCGATGCGGCGGCCTCAGACTCCCCCTGGCCGCCCTGACCCTGGCGGCTATCGCGCTGACTTGCGTCGGCTGCGGCCCCGACAAACCCACGACCTCGCGGCCCCTGGTGACGCCCACCACCCAGATCGCCGGCGCCGGGGTGCTGGGCAACGACCGCAAGCCCGACGAGTCGTGCGCCAAGGACCCGGCAGCCCCCGATCCGGGTCCGGCCACCCGCCCGGCGCACAACGCCGCGGGCGTCTCCCCCGACACCGCGCAGGTGGCCGCCGACCCGCAACGCATCGTGGTTCTCTCCGGCGACCAGCTCGATGCGCTGTGCGCGCTTGGGCTGCAGTCCCGGGTGGTCGGCGCCGCGCTGGCCGACGGCACGCAGGGCCAACCGTCCTACCTGGGCAAAGTGCTGCACGACGTACCCGGGGTCGGCACCCGCACCTCGCCGGACCTCAACGCGATCGCCGCGGCCCATCCGGATCTGATCCTCGGTTCGGTGGCACTGACGCCGACTCTGTATACGCAGCTGGCGGCGATCGCGCCGACCGTGTTCACAGCGGCACCCGGCGCAGCCTGGCAGGACAACCTGCGTGCGATCGGCGCCGCGACGGCTCGGGGCGCCGCGGCGGACGCGCTGATCAACGGCTTCACCCAGCGGGCCACCGACGTCGGGACCAAGCACGACTCGGCCCACTTCCAGGTGTCGGTGGTCCAGCTGACGGCGACCACCCTGCGGGTGTACGGCGCCAACAACTTCCCCGCCAGTGTGCTGGCCGCGGTCAAAGTGGACCGGCCGGGACCGCAGCGATTCACCGACAAGCCCTACATCGAGTTCGGCGCCACCGATGCCGACCTGGCCAAAGACCCGGACCTCTCGGCGGCCGACGGCGACATCATCTATGTGTCGTGTGCCTCGCAGACGGCCACCGACCGCGCCGCCACCGTCCTAGACAGCGCTCCGTGGCGCAAGCTCGGCGCCAACCGCGACAACCGGGTGTTCGTCGTCAACGACGAGATCTGGCAGGCGGGACAGGGACTGATCGCCGCCCGCGGCATTGTCAACGATCTGCGCTGGGTCAACGCACCGATCAATTAA
- a CDS encoding restriction endonuclease — MRSTVVVPIAIGLVLGIMRHSIGAGAVAFYLVLLTEALSWCVVREWSRRRDSMSTIDDMDGVEFEDYVATRLARAGWEVRFTSQVGDYGVDLIAEKDQRCVAIQCKRYGKPVGVAAVQQVVAGARHHGCSRSIVVSNQEFTNAAKQLAFTHGCQLIGRRVLQNWVPPPS; from the coding sequence GTGCGCAGCACCGTCGTCGTTCCAATAGCCATAGGGCTGGTCCTTGGCATCATGCGGCACAGTATTGGAGCCGGGGCCGTCGCCTTCTACCTCGTCCTGCTGACCGAAGCGCTGTCCTGGTGCGTGGTGCGAGAATGGTCGCGCCGACGGGATTCCATGAGCACGATCGACGACATGGACGGCGTCGAGTTCGAGGATTACGTGGCCACCCGGCTAGCCCGCGCGGGCTGGGAAGTCAGGTTCACTTCGCAGGTCGGCGACTACGGTGTCGACCTGATCGCGGAGAAGGACCAACGTTGCGTGGCGATCCAATGCAAGCGGTACGGAAAACCTGTCGGCGTCGCCGCAGTGCAGCAGGTAGTCGCCGGCGCCCGCCACCACGGGTGCAGCCGGAGCATCGTGGTGAGCAATCAGGAATTCACCAATGCGGCAAAGCAATTGGCGTTCACCCATGGGTGCCAGCTGATCGGGCGCAGGGTACTGCAGAATTGGGTGCCGCCGCCCAGTTAG
- a CDS encoding NAD(P)-dependent alcohol dehydrogenase — protein sequence MSTVSAYAATSATEPLTKTTIERREPGPHDVAIDIKFAGICHSDIHTVKAEWGVPNYPVVPGHEIAGVVSAVGSEVTKHKVGDHVGVGCMVNSCGRCSSCKAGLEQYCKNGATFTYNSIDKDGTPTHGGYSQAVVVDENFVVRIPDSLPLDKAAPLLCAGITLFSPLRHWKAGPDTRLGIIGLGGLGHVGVKLGAAMGAKVTVLSQSLKKMEDGLRLGASDYFATSDPDTFKKLRNEFDLILNTVSANLDLGQYMSLLDIDGTMVELGIPEHPMQVHAFALASARRSLSGSNIGGIAETQEMLDFCAEHNVTPEIEVIEANYVNEAYERVLASDVRYRFVIDISTL from the coding sequence ATGAGCACTGTTTCCGCATATGCAGCAACCTCGGCAACCGAGCCGTTGACCAAGACCACCATCGAGCGCCGCGAACCGGGCCCGCACGACGTGGCCATCGACATCAAATTCGCCGGAATCTGTCACTCTGATATTCACACCGTCAAGGCAGAGTGGGGTGTCCCCAACTATCCAGTCGTCCCCGGCCACGAGATCGCCGGTGTGGTGAGCGCTGTCGGCTCGGAGGTAACCAAGCACAAGGTGGGCGACCACGTCGGCGTTGGCTGCATGGTGAACTCCTGCGGTCGATGCAGCAGCTGCAAAGCCGGACTCGAGCAGTACTGCAAGAACGGCGCCACCTTCACGTACAACTCCATCGACAAAGACGGCACCCCGACGCACGGCGGTTACAGCCAGGCCGTCGTCGTCGACGAGAACTTCGTCGTTCGCATCCCCGACTCGTTGCCGCTGGACAAGGCCGCGCCGCTGCTGTGCGCGGGCATCACCTTGTTCTCCCCGCTGCGGCATTGGAAAGCAGGTCCAGACACCCGGCTGGGGATCATCGGCCTTGGCGGCCTGGGCCACGTGGGGGTCAAACTAGGCGCGGCGATGGGCGCCAAAGTAACCGTGCTGTCGCAGTCGTTGAAGAAGATGGAAGACGGATTGCGGTTGGGCGCAAGCGATTACTTCGCCACCTCCGACCCCGACACCTTCAAGAAGCTGCGCAACGAGTTCGACCTGATCCTGAACACCGTCTCGGCCAACCTGGACCTCGGCCAGTACATGAGCCTGCTCGACATCGACGGCACCATGGTGGAACTCGGTATCCCCGAGCATCCGATGCAGGTACACGCCTTCGCGCTGGCATCAGCGCGGCGAAGCCTGTCCGGGTCGAACATCGGTGGGATCGCCGAGACCCAGGAGATGCTCGACTTCTGCGCCGAGCACAACGTGACGCCCGAAATCGAGGTTATCGAGGCAAATTACGTCAACGAAGCCTACGAGCGGGTGCTGGCCAGTGACGTGCGGTACCGCTTCGTCATCGACATCTCGACGCTGTAG